Proteins encoded by one window of Haematobia irritans isolate KBUSLIRL chromosome 2, ASM5000362v1, whole genome shotgun sequence:
- the LOC142224257 gene encoding uncharacterized protein LOC142224257 has protein sequence MIAQEVNNSQIISYSEYHSKNNTSSKSWHDVKLSYEVSQNLDTPKPKSPKLSKKSKLKRLASAFNTKISRLLRREVNTKKCDKHLVNNADPKSAKLLTLPRASKSKTNIWLCGSKMEDEVISINKEFLSKIPDSPVNTKDIDLKHHSFNSNNHNLEFELLCEPKRIRSKSLDFGKTRNLWLETLKTQPERISTEQLLEETIEKLETMEVKDQEDVLTYPRSIPLASRNLISSESSTTSSAKHSEVEEIETDRPSSVSAVVESSSSSKNPSSLEEIVNKMENTSKINPYKLETPQDSKANSPNKPGKYLRKKKMRRTLSGRKEKLDEKFKTTSTSDSDTDYIKSRSIRTQPKKGHTETALNKSFAKANNSSIMNNNANQSFLNSSRSSKRESSMVNPVSSSVKTPQRDVGNNHTSSDSFDQGFETGSMDSPIRPSERSPRISIDVNQKPIMNSSTGFFSTPIKKQGQKSLSSAFNDSSNGILPQQAFSPIPMMMKSRRRSAYDSDSRRSSSIAMQVIREDRYWEHDNQSAKNKSHINQSFANNSQLDATNSMQVHENPKTSAFWIKSGSFYIALDIFENDPERVKLLYEIFCQKSCDTKMTFFGIDGHRFSVQKTNVEVHHIPNRWSHNGKTSHYWFSTGDMTIPFSGKLLSSEKIQRLFQFIKLAVDETGMLQFGVDDVEFSKVSELWNQSMSYSLDNSYCWSNLNSRKSMESQRKSSLPLSQKSRRSSSINRDLSDFESDDFKELESLRSSQSPFGSDAFESRSFYSPEMIRAPRNSECSMIESFGQGYENEPLDQLFKDSPRQKTDISKKLSIPDLMDILETQHRRLSNVKGRLSYYHNSPITSYDALEALRDSPEYLPLLKNIVSDISRIGCNNGFKYCSLEELERYMFFLSRYADICLNSCNTHMDKIMNTLREQKTIYV, from the exons atgATTGCTCAAGAAGTGAATAATTCGCAAATAATTTCATATAGTGAATATCATAGTAAAAACAATACATCATCCAAAAGTTGGCATGATGTTAAACTCAGTTATGAAGTTTCTCAAAATCTGGATACACCAAAACCTAAATCTCCGAAATTgagtaaaaaatccaaattgaaaCGTTTGGCTTCGGCATTTAATACGAAAATTTCACGTCTTCTACGACGTGaagtaaatacaaaaaaatgtgaCAAGCATTTAGTAAATAATGCAGATCCCAAATCTGCAAAACTTCTAACATTACCACGAGCATCGAAaagtaaaacaaatatttggTTATGTGGTAGCAAAATGGAAGATGAAGTCATCAGTATCAATAAggaatttttaagtaaaattccaGATAGCCCTGTTAATACTAAGGATATTGACCTTAAACATCATTCTTTCAATTCGAACAATCACAATTTGGAATTTGAATTATTATGCGAACCAAAACGTATaagatcaaaatctttagattttgGTAAAACTAGAAATCTGTGGCTGGAAACCTTAAAAACGCAACCAGAAAGAATTTCAACGGAACAGTTATTAGAGGAAACCATTGAGAAACTGGAAACAATGGAAGTTAAAGACCAAGAAGATGTTTTAACATATCCCAGATCTATtcctttggcttctagaaatctAATCAGTTCAGAATCTTCAACTACTTCCTCGGCAAAACACTCCGAAGTTGAAGAAATAGAAACTGATAGGCCTTCAAGCGTATCGGCTGTGGTGGAGTCATCAAGTTCCAGTAAAAATCCATCATCCTTAGAGGAAATTGTAAACAAAATGGAAAATACTTCCAAG ATAAATCCCTACAAACTGGAAACACCTCAAGACTCAAAGGCAAATTCACCAAATAAACCTGGAAAATATTTAAGGAAAAAGAAAATGCGCCGTACTTTAAGTGGAAGAAAAGAAAAGTtggatgaaaaatttaaaacaacatCAACCTCAGATTCAGATACGGATTATATAAAATCAAGATCTATAAGAACCCAACCCAAAAAGGGTCATACAGAAACGGCTCTAAACAAATCCTTTGCCAAAGCCAATAATTCATCAATTATGAATAATAATGCAAATCAATCATTCCTCAACTCCTCAAGATCAAGTAAGAGAGAATCTTCTATGGTAAACCCTGTATCTTCTTCAGTCAAGACTCCACAAAGAGATGTTGGCAATAATCACACATCAAGTGATAGTTTTGATCAGGGATTCGAAACTGGCTCCATGGATAGTCCCATTAGACCAAGTGAGAGGTCGCCTAGAATATCGATTGATGTGAACCAAAAGCCCATCATGAATAGCAGTACAGGATTTTTCTCCACACCCATTAAGAAGCAAGGCCAGAAAAGTTTAAGTTCGGCCTTTAATGATAGCAGTAATGGAATACTACCCCAGCAAGCCTTCAGTCCCATACCCATGATGATGAAATCCAGACGTCGCTCTGCCTATGATAGTGATTCACGACGTAGTTCATCTATAGCCATGCAAGTTATACGTGAAGATCGTTACTGGGAACATGATAATCAAAGTGCTAAGAACAAAAGCCACATCAATCAATCATTTGCCAATAATTCCCAACTGGATGCCACAAATTCTATGCAAGTCCATGAAAATCCTAAGACTTCAGCATTTTGGATAAAATCCGGTAGCTTCTATATTGCTTTGGATATCTTCGAAAATGACCCAGAACGTGTAAAACTGCTCTATGAGATTTTCTGCCAAAAAAGTTGTGATAccaaaatgacattttttggtattgatgGTCATAGATTCTCAGTTCAGAAGACCAATGTCGAAGTTCATCATATTCCCAATCGTTGGAGTCACAATGGCAAAACATCACATTATTGGTTCTCCACTGGGGACATGACCATACCATTTAGTGGAAAACTATTGTCCAGTGAGAAGATACAGAGATTATTCCAATTCATAAAACTCGCAGTGGATGAGACGGGCATGTTGCAATTTGGTGTTGATGATGTGGAATTCTCCAAAGTTAGTGAATTATGGAATCAGTCGATGAGTTATTCCTTGGACAATAGCTATTGCTGGTCCAACTTGAATAGTCGTAAGAGTATGGAGAGTCAGAGAAAATCTTCTTTACCTTTGTCACAGAAATCAAGAAGATCGAGTAGCATAAATCGAGATCTATCCGATTTCGAAAGTGATGACTTTAAGGAGTTGGAATCATTGCGTTCTTCACAATCACCCTTTGGCAGTGACGCATTCGAATCAAGATCATTTTATTCCCCTGAAATGATACGGGCTCCTCGTAATAGTGAATGTTCAATGATTGAATCATTTGGTCAGGGGTATGAAAACGAACCCTTGGATCAATTGTTTAAAGACAGCCCCAGGCAGAAAACGGATATCTCCAAGAAACTCTCTATACCAGATTTAATGGATATACTCGAAACTCAACATAGACGTTTGAGTAATGTTAAAGGACGTCTATCATATTACCATAATTCACCCATTACCTCTTATGATGCTTTGGAGGCTTTACGTGATAGTCCCGAGTATTTACCACTACTCAAGAATATTGTCTCTGACATCAGTCGCATTGGTTGCAATAATGGTTTCAAATATTGTTCATTGGAAGAATTGGAACGTTATATGTTCTTTTTGAGTCGTTATGCTGATATATGTCTGAATAGCTGTAATACCCATATGGATAAAATCATGAATACTTTGAGAGAGCAAAAAACAATTTATGTTTAG